Below is a genomic region from Bradyrhizobium sp. 1(2017).
AACGTTGCAGCTCGTGCAGCAGCAGGCGCCGAAGATGCCGACGGCCTACCTCACGCTCCAGCGCGGCACAAGCACCGTGGCGCTCGACAAAGCCACTGCGTGGACCGCGGGCTTCAATCCGGCCGACCACGGCGGCTCGCTGCCGCGGACGATCAAGGCTGCGGGCGGCGCGGTGTGGTCGCCTTATTTCGGCGACGTGACGGTGGCGCTGATCTCCGAAGCTCGCGGACTTGGATTGCGCGTCGTGGTCTGGACGGTCAACAAGCCGGAAGACATGGCGCGCATGATCGAGCTCGGCGTCGACGGCATCATCTCGGACAGACCGGACCTGTTGCGGCAGGTCGCCGGCGAGAAGGGGATTGCGTTGCCGGCGGGGACGCCGGTGGCGCCGTAACTCCGATCTCGTGTCCCGGACGCGGTGCAGCGTACAACGCTGCTCCGCAGAACCGGGACCTGGAATGCCACGCCACAGGCCCCGGCTCTGCAGCGCATCACTTCGTGCTGCGCAGCGTCCGGGGCACGGGCTGCGTCCGGGCGACGAAGCTCCTTATTCCCCGTCCCGCACGCGCCGGTACAGCGCGCCCAGGATGTTGGAATAGTCGTCGCTCCAGACCCGCACCCTGTCGTCGGCCTCAGTCTGCTCCCACGACTTGTTGGAGGCGAGCTTGCCGATGTCGGCTTCCTCCCGCGCGGAGATGACGACGTCGGTCGAGAAGATGTAGTCACCATCGCGCCCGGAATCCTCGTTGAAGACCCAGCTCGTGAGATCGTTGGCGTCCGCAATGCCGACCACGACGGTCTCGAGATCGAGATGCCGGTTGGAGACGTGCATCACCACCGCGCCGTGCGGGGCGAGCTTGTCCTTGTAGATCTTCATCGCCTCCCTGGTCGCAAGATGGATCGGGATCGCATCGGACGAATAGGCATCGACGATGATGAGGTCGTAGGCGCCGTCGGGCTCCTTGGCGAAGGTCAGCCGCGCATCGCCGATCACCGGCTTCATGTCGGGCATGCAGCTCGAGATGTAGCGGAAATTCCTGGGGTCGCGTGCCGCGTCGACCATGGATTGGTCGATCTCGAAGAAGGTCCAGTTCTCGCCTGGTTCGGCGGCGCAGGCGAGCGTACCCGAGCCGACGCCGATGGCAGCGACCCGCAGCGGCGCGCCCTTGCGCTCGCGGATCGCGCTGACGGCCTGACCGATCCCGCCGTCCTTGTGATAATAGGTGATCGGCTCGGGCCGGCCGGCGACTGGCGTGCCGTCATTGCTGCGGAAGCGTTCGGCACCGTGGATCGTGGTGCCGTGCATCAGCACGTGGAAATAGCCGCCGGGCGTCACCACGATCTTGTGCACGCCGAAGAAGCTGCGCACCGTGGTGACGCGGCCCTCGTCCGCGGGATAGATCCTGATCAGCGCCAGCGCGAGCGCGACGGTCGCGAAAATCTTCCAGCGATCGGCATTGAGCGCCAGCGCGAGCAGCGGGGCGAGCACGCCGACGGCGCCGGCGACCCAGACCCGGTGGTCCTCGAACCAGGTCGAGAGATCGCCTGTCATGGTGGAGGGAGCAACGAGCGCCACCGCGAGTGCGGCGAGCGCCAGCCAGTACCATTTAACGATGCCGGCGAGACGCTCGTTCGCGGGCGGCCGGCAAAGCGCGGCGAGCGCGATCAGGATCGGATATTCGGCGATCCACGAGAAGGTGAATGGAGCAACGAGCCCCGCGAACAAGCCGCCGACCATGCCTCCGAACGACAAAGCGACATAGAAGCCGGTGAGATATTTGGCGGCCGGCCTCGTCCGCGCCAGTTCGCCGTGGCAAGCCATGGCGATGACGAAGAAGCACAGTTGATGGCCGCCGAGCGTGAGCAGCAGGTTCTGCTCGCCGCCAAAGGCCAGCAGGAAGACCACGCCGGCGATCGCCACCGGTTGGAGCATCAGCATCCATTTGTGCGGCAGCAGCGGACGCGAGTGGAACACGACGACCCAGGTGAGCAGGTACAGCGACAGCGGCAGCACCCACAGAAGCGGCGCGGCCGCGACGTCGGTGGAGATGTGCGCGGTCACCGCGATGAGCAGGCCGGACGGCACCGCGGCCAAAAAGATCCAGCGCAGCCGCGTCACCAGGCCAGGCGCCGGCGCATTCACCTCCTCCGTTCGCGCGTTGGCCTCAGCCAGCTTCGGCGAGCGCAACAGCAACGCGCCGCAGGCAGCGATCAGCACAATCAGGAGGCCGTAGCCGGCGGTCCAGAACCTGTTCTGCGTGTGCAGCGTGAACATCGGCTCCAGCAGGAACGGATAGGACAGCAGCGCGAGGAAGCTGCCGATGTTGGAGGAGGCATAGAGGAAATACGGATCGTGCGCGGCGGGATGGCCGGTGCGGACGAACCAGGCCTGCAACAGCGGATTGTTGGCGGCGAGCGCGAAGAACGGCAAACCGATCGAGACCACGAACAGGCCGAGCAGCCAGAACGCATAGCCCGACGCGGGTGGCTCACCATAGGCGGTGGCGATGCCGAGCGGCAGCGTCGCGAAGGCCGCGACCAGCAGCACCAGATGGACGACAACCGGAACGATGCGGTTCCTCGTCTGCATCAGCAGATGCGCATAGGCATAGCCCGCGAGCAGCAGCGACTGGAAGAACACCATCGCCACCGACCATACCGCCGGCGAGCCGCCGAGCCGCGGCAGCACCATCCTCGTGAACAGCGGCTGCACCGAGAACAGCAGCAGCGCGCTGACGAAGATCGCAGCGGTGTAGACCGTCAGCAGCAGCCGGTTGCGCGACGAGGACGGCTGCTCCGTGGCAGCGGGTTGCACGATCGAATCCATGAAAACTCCGGCAAGGCTCCGGCGGGCGCCGGAGGCGCGCAATGGAGCACAAGGCGCCTGATCGGGCAATAAAGGGGCACGTGATGTTGCAGCGAGAATTGCTTGATATAAGAGGGTCGTTCCGGCGCGATGCGAAGCATCGAACCCGGAACCTCGAGATTCTCCGGTGCGGAGCCCGCACCATCGTTCGCGCTTCGCGCGCCCCGGAATGACACCAGGGAATCATGACCGAAACCGACGTCGTCATCATCGGCGCTGGCCATAACGGCCTCACCTGCGCGGCCTATCTCGCGAAGGCGGGGCTGCGCGTCCGCGTGGTCGAGCGCCGCAAGGTGGTCGGCGGCGCCGCGGTCACGGAGGAGTTTCACCCCGGATTCCGAAATTCGGTCGCGGCCTACACCGTGAGCCTGCTCAATCCGCAAGTGATCGGAGACCTCGAGCTTGCCGAACACGGCCTGCGCGTCGTCGAACGGCGCGCGCAGAATTTCCTGCCCGCGCCCGATGGCAGCTATCTGCTCACCGGCGAAGGACGGACGAAGGCGTCCGTTGCACGGCTCAGCGCGCATGACGCGAACGCGCTCGACGGGTTTTCGCGCGAGCTCGAGGACATCGCGGACGTGCTGCGCCAGTTCGTGCTGCGCGCGCCGCCCAACCTGCTCGAGGGCTTCGGCCCGGGCGCGATCCGCGAGGCGGTGAACGCCTTGAAGACGGCCAATATCCTGCGCGGCCTCACGCTGGAGCAGAGCCGCAGCCTGCTCGATCTCTTCACCCGCTCGGCCGGCGAGATGCTGGACGAGCGGTTCGAGCATGATCTGGTCAAGGCGCTGTTCGGCTTCGACGCCATTGTCGGTAACTATGCCAGCCCCTACGCCGCGGGCTCGGCCTATGTGATGCTGCACCACGCCTTCGGCGAGGTGAACGGCAAGAAGGGTGTCTGGGGCCACGCCATCGGCGGCATGGGCGCGATCACGCAGGCGATGGCGCGCACTGCGCGCGATCGTGGCGTCGTGATCGAGACCGATGCAGGCGTGCGCGAGATCATCGTCGAGCGCGACCGCGCCGTCGGCGTCGTGCTCGAGAACGGCGCGGCCATCCGCGCCAAATATGTCGCGGCCAACGTCAATCCGAAGCTGCTCTATACGCGGCTCATCGCCGCCGACGCCCTGCCCCAGGACTTCCTTGCGCGCATCCGGCACTGGAAGAACGGCTCCGGCACATTCCGCATGAACGTGGCGCTGGACCGCCTGCCCTCCTTCACCGCGCTGCCCGGCGATGGCGATCATCTGACTTCCGGCATCATCCTGGCACCTGATCTCGGCTATATGGACCGCGCCTGGCTCGACGCCCGCGCGCAGGGCTGGAGCCGGGAGCCCGTGGTCGAACTACTGATCCCCTCCACGCTCGACGACACGCTTGCGCCGGAAGGCAAACATGTCGCGAGCCTGTTCTGCCAGCACGTCGCGCCGGAGCTTCCCGATGGAACGTCGTGGGACGACCACCGCGAGGAGGTCGCCGATCTCATGATCACGACCGTGGACAAATATGCCCCGGGCTTTGCGGCGAGCGTGCTTGGCCGCCAGATCCTCTCGCCGCTCGATCTCGAGCGGCAGTTCGGCCTGTTGGGCGGCGACATCTTCCACGGCGCGCTGACCTTGAACCAGCTGTTCTCGGCGCGGCCGATGCTGGGCCATGCCGATTATCGCGGACCGCTGAATGGCCTCTATCATTGCGGCTCCGGCGCCCATCCCGGCGGCGGCGTCACCGGCGCCCCCGGCCACAACGCCGCGCAGGCGATCCTGAGGGATCACCGGTCGCTGTTCGGAAGCCGTGGATAGGTCTGTGGATGGGGCTGTGGATGGGGCTGTGGACAGGCTGTTGGGAGGTGCGTGGTCAGGAGCTGGATGTCCGCGGATGGGCGAGCGGGACAAGCCTGGGGAAAAGAAGTGGAGAACCGTAGGGATAATCGCGGAAAAGGCCCACGGAGAACTGGCACGACAAGGCGTGGACAGATTGTGGAGAGCGCCTGAGAGCCGTGCAGCAAAAACGACCTCGCCCGCCAGGGGCAATTCCCTAGCGGGCGGTGATCGGGAAACAATCTAAGAAGAAAATCAGCCCCCGCTGGGAATGGGAGGCGGAAATTACTTCAAAGAGGTGCTAATCGAACCGAACTTGTCGTTCAAACTGGTGCCCAGGCTGTTCACCACGGTGATGATCGCCAGTGCGATGCCGGCTGCGATGAGGCCGTATTCGATCGCAGTTGCACCCGATTCATCCGACCAGAACTTCAAAACGATGTGCTTCAAGACTTGCCTCCGTTCCATTTCAGGCTGTGTTGGCTCCGCCACACATCCGGAAATCTACGGCATGGAACCTTCGGCTGAGTTAATCCTGGAACCGCAACTTATGCGGAAATTGGGAACAAAAGTTCCGAAGATTGAACTGACGGAACCCTAGAATGAAGCCTTCCCCTACCCATCGTGCCAGTTTTTCGATCGGCAGCGAGGCGGCCGCCAGGCGCGTCGTCGATGTTCTGACTGAGGTGTTTTTCGAGGGCGATGCGGCGGTCGCGGCCTTCGAGCGGCCGGACGGACAATGGGACGTCACGCTGCATTTCGCCGAGGCACCGGACCAGGCACTACTGCGCGAACTCGTTGTAACTTCAGCAGGAAATGAGATTGCCGACACCCTCACCTTCGACACGATGGAGGCCAAGGACTGGGTCAAGGCCAGCCTCGAAGACCTCGTCCCGGTGCCAGCCGGCCGTTTCGTCGTGCACGGCAGCCACGACCGCGACCGGGTGGCGACAAACAAGCTCAAGATCGAGATCGAGGCGGCGCTGGCCTTCGGCACCGGCCATCACGGCACCACCCGCGGCTGTTTACTGTTGCTTGACCACGTCCTGAAGAGTTCCCGCCCGAGGAACCTGCTCGACCTCGGCACCGGGACAGGCGTGCTTGCCATCGCGGCGGCCAAGGCGCTGCATCGCGCCGTGCTCGCCTCCGACATCGACCCGCCCTCCGTGCGGGTGGCGGCGGAGAATGCGACGCTGAACGAAGTTGGTAACCATGTGCGGGTGATCCGCGCCACCGGCTTCGCCGCGCCGGAGTTCGGCACATGCGGTCCATTCGACCTGGTGCTGGCGAACATCCTTGCCAACCCGCTCAGGCAATTGGCGAGCCCGATGGCGCGACATCTCGCGCCCGGTGGGCGCGTCATCCTCTCCGGCCTGTTGACGCATCAGGCCCCCGCCGTCATCGCAGCCTACCGCGCGCGCGGCCTCGTGCCGCTGCGGCATCTGCGGATCGAGGGATGGAGCAGCCTGTTGCTGCGAAAGCTGTCGTAGGGGGTTTGCGCAGCGTCACCCACCGCTTCTGTCACCGCGGAGAAGACGTGGTGGGTTACGCCTTCGGCTAACCCACCCTACGAATTCGACGCCGCTACTTCGCCGGCTTCTCGTCCTGGCGCGTCGCGCGCTCAGCTTGCAACGCCCGCCTCGCGCGGCGCTCGGCGAAACGCTCGATCATCTGGCTGATGAGGCCACGCGGCTTCTGCGGTGTCGCCGCAGCCGGGGCACCGCGCGCGGGCGGCGAAATCCGCTCAAACGAGAATGATGGCATCGTGTGTCCCCTCGCCGTTGAGATGAACCACTTGCTCGAATTTCCCTGTCATCCGGACGAAGCGCAGCTGCCGCACCCTTTACTCCACTCAATTCGAATGGGACTATTTCAAGCACAGTCCATGCCAGATGCGATGCAAATGCGTCTAGATTGCGGACTGCTCCCCATGATCCTAAAGTGATCCACCATGTTCGAAGCGCATTTCCAGACATTCGAGGAGCCCGAGGCGGGCGTCGCATTGACGGCGCGCCTCGCTGCGCTCCGCGAAGAACTTGCCCGCCGGAAGCTGACCGGGTTCGTGATCCCACGCGCCGACCAGCAGCAGAACGAGTATGTGCCGCCATCGGAAGAACGGCTCGCCTGGCTCACCGGCTTCACCGGATCGGCTGGTTTGGCGGTGGTGCTGACCCAGGAGGCCGCGATCTTCGTCGACGGCCGCTATACGCTCCAGGCCGCCAAGCAGGTCGATGCGAAGGCCTGGACGGTGGAATCGCTGATCGATCCGCCGCCGGAAAGCTGGCTGTCGGCGCATCTGAAGGCCGGCGACCGCCTCGGATTTGATCCCTGGCTGCACACTTCTTCGGCAGCCGAACGCCTCTCCGCCGCCTGCGCCAAGGCCGGCGCCGAATTGGTCGCCGTCGACAGTAATCCGATCGACGCGATCTGGCAGGACCGACCGCAGCCGCCACTTGCACCGGTAACCGTGCACGGACTGCAACATTCCGGCATCACCGAAGCCGACAAGCTGACGCAGGTCAGAAGCGAAATCGCTAAGCTCGGCGTCGATGCGCTGGTGGTATCGGACAGCCATGCCGTAGCCTGGACCTTCAACATCCGCGGCGCCGACGTCGCGCATACGCCGCTGCCGCTGTCCTACGCGCTGGTGCCGAAGGAGGGACGGCCGACCATCTTCATCGACCACCGCAAGCTCTCCAACCTGACCCGCGACCATCTCGAGCAGTCCGCCGACGTGCAGGAGCCCGGTGCGATGGCGCCGACGCTGATGGCGCTGGCCAGGAGCGGCGCCGCAATCGCCCTCGACAATGCGACCGCCGCCGACGCGCTCGGCCGCCTGATCGCGGGGGCCGGCGGCAAGCCGGTGCGCGGAAGCGATCCGATCGCGCTATTGAAGGCGGTCAAGAACGCCAGCGAGATCGCGGGCACACAGACCGCGCACCGGCGCGACGCCGTGGCGCTGGCGCGCTTCCTCGCCTTCATCGATCGCGAGGCGGCAAGCGGCAAGCTCACCGAGATCGATGCGGTCGAGGCGCTGGAGACGTTTCGCCGCGACACCGGCGCGCTCAAGGACGTCTCGTTCCCGACCATATCGGGCACGGGCCCGAACGGTGCCATCGTACACTACCGCGTCACGCGCAAGAGCAACCGGCGGATCGCTCCCGGCGATTTGCTGCTGATCGATTCCGGCGCGCAATATGAAGACGGCACCACCGATGTCACCCGCACGATGGCCGTGGGCGAGCCGACCGACGAGATGCGCGACCGCTTCACGCGCGTCCTGCGCGGCCATATCGCGATCGCACGCGCGGTCTTCCCCGACGGCACTACCGGCGCGCAGCTCGACACGCTGGCACGGCAATATCTGTGGGCCGCCGGCATCGATTTCGAGCACGGCACCGGCCATGGCGTCGGCAGCTATCTCTCGGTGCATGAAGGGCCGGCGCGGATCTCGAAGCTCGGCACCACACCGCTGAAGCGCGGCATGATCCTGTCCAACGAGCCCGGCTATTACAAGACCGACGGCTTCGGCATCCGCATCGAGAACCTCGAACTCGTGGTCGCCGCCGACATCAAGGGCGCGGAAAAGCCGATGAACGCGTTCGAGACGCTGACGCTGGCGCCGATCGATCGCCGGCTGATCGATGTCGCGATGCTGAGCCGCGATGAGCTCGACTGGCTCAATGCGTACCATGCGCGGGTGAGAGCCGAGGTGCGGCCGGCGCTGGACGAGGCGACCAAGGCCTGGCTCGATCAGGCCACCGCGGAACTGCGGGCGTAGGCCCGTCATCTCGCGACGCATAGCACTACGCGCATTGCGCAAGGCTGCTTCCTCACGGCGGATGTCATTCCCCGCGAAAGCGGGGAATCCAGTACGCCGCGGCTTATCCGCATGCGACTCCCGCCTCTGGAATACTGGATCACCCGCTTTCGCGGGTGATGACAGCGGGTTTTCAGCACAGGCAACGCGCCCAATTGGTCGTCATCGCGCCTCCATCATAACCATCCCGAATTCCGTATAGCCGCATTCCGAAACGCCGATATCCGTCTTGCGCGAGCGCGCTACAGTCGATTCGAATTCGAAAGACGGACACGTATGCACGGCATGATCAGCAAGCCGCCGGGAGCGGCCACCAACATCGCGACGTCGCGCCTGGTGTTGCTGCTGCTCGTCGTCATGACCGGAATCGCGCCGATCTCGCTCTATATGCTGGTTCCGGCGCTGCCGGTGCTGGCGACCGATTTCGGCAGCGACATCTCGATCGCGCAGATGACCGTGTCGCTCTACATGGTCGGCATCGCGCTGTCGCAGCTGATCATGGGACCGCTGTCGGACAGATTCGGCCGGCGCCCGGTGCTGCTCGGCGGCCTGGCGCTGATGGTCGCGGCCAGCATCGCCTGCATCTTCGCCCAGACCCTGCCGCAGCTGATCGCCGCGCGCTTCTTCCAGGCGCTGGGCGGCGCCGCCGGCATGGTGGTGAGCCGCGCCATCATCCGCGACATCTACGAGCGCGATCGCGTCGCCTCGATGATCAGCCTCGTGGTCGCCGCGCTGATGATCGGGCAGATGGTCTCCCCGCTCACCGGCGGCCTGATCGAGACCGCCTTCGGCTGGCGCGCGATCTTCTACGCCATCACCATCGCGGCGATCATCGTCGCGGTCGG
It encodes:
- a CDS encoding spermidine synthase is translated as MDSIVQPAATEQPSSSRNRLLLTVYTAAIFVSALLLFSVQPLFTRMVLPRLGGSPAVWSVAMVFFQSLLLAGYAYAHLLMQTRNRIVPVVVHLVLLVAAFATLPLGIATAYGEPPASGYAFWLLGLFVVSIGLPFFALAANNPLLQAWFVRTGHPAAHDPYFLYASSNIGSFLALLSYPFLLEPMFTLHTQNRFWTAGYGLLIVLIAACGALLLRSPKLAEANARTEEVNAPAPGLVTRLRWIFLAAVPSGLLIAVTAHISTDVAAAPLLWVLPLSLYLLTWVVVFHSRPLLPHKWMLMLQPVAIAGVVFLLAFGGEQNLLLTLGGHQLCFFVIAMACHGELARTRPAAKYLTGFYVALSFGGMVGGLFAGLVAPFTFSWIAEYPILIALAALCRPPANERLAGIVKWYWLALAALAVALVAPSTMTGDLSTWFEDHRVWVAGAVGVLAPLLALALNADRWKIFATVALALALIRIYPADEGRVTTVRSFFGVHKIVVTPGGYFHVLMHGTTIHGAERFRSNDGTPVAGRPEPITYYHKDGGIGQAVSAIRERKGAPLRVAAIGVGSGTLACAAEPGENWTFFEIDQSMVDAARDPRNFRYISSCMPDMKPVIGDARLTFAKEPDGAYDLIIVDAYSSDAIPIHLATREAMKIYKDKLAPHGAVVMHVSNRHLDLETVVVGIADANDLTSWVFNEDSGRDGDYIFSTDVVISAREEADIGKLASNKSWEQTEADDRVRVWSDDYSNILGALYRRVRDGE
- a CDS encoding phytoene desaturase family protein, whose translation is MTETDVVIIGAGHNGLTCAAYLAKAGLRVRVVERRKVVGGAAVTEEFHPGFRNSVAAYTVSLLNPQVIGDLELAEHGLRVVERRAQNFLPAPDGSYLLTGEGRTKASVARLSAHDANALDGFSRELEDIADVLRQFVLRAPPNLLEGFGPGAIREAVNALKTANILRGLTLEQSRSLLDLFTRSAGEMLDERFEHDLVKALFGFDAIVGNYASPYAAGSAYVMLHHAFGEVNGKKGVWGHAIGGMGAITQAMARTARDRGVVIETDAGVREIIVERDRAVGVVLENGAAIRAKYVAANVNPKLLYTRLIAADALPQDFLARIRHWKNGSGTFRMNVALDRLPSFTALPGDGDHLTSGIILAPDLGYMDRAWLDARAQGWSREPVVELLIPSTLDDTLAPEGKHVASLFCQHVAPELPDGTSWDDHREEVADLMITTVDKYAPGFAASVLGRQILSPLDLERQFGLLGGDIFHGALTLNQLFSARPMLGHADYRGPLNGLYHCGSGAHPGGGVTGAPGHNAAQAILRDHRSLFGSRG
- a CDS encoding Flp family type IVb pilin is translated as MKHIVLKFWSDESGATAIEYGLIAAGIALAIITVVNSLGTSLNDKFGSISTSLK
- a CDS encoding 50S ribosomal protein L11 methyltransferase yields the protein MKPSPTHRASFSIGSEAAARRVVDVLTEVFFEGDAAVAAFERPDGQWDVTLHFAEAPDQALLRELVVTSAGNEIADTLTFDTMEAKDWVKASLEDLVPVPAGRFVVHGSHDRDRVATNKLKIEIEAALAFGTGHHGTTRGCLLLLDHVLKSSRPRNLLDLGTGTGVLAIAAAKALHRAVLASDIDPPSVRVAAENATLNEVGNHVRVIRATGFAAPEFGTCGPFDLVLANILANPLRQLASPMARHLAPGGRVILSGLLTHQAPAVIAAYRARGLVPLRHLRIEGWSSLLLRKLS
- a CDS encoding aminopeptidase P family protein, yielding MFEAHFQTFEEPEAGVALTARLAALREELARRKLTGFVIPRADQQQNEYVPPSEERLAWLTGFTGSAGLAVVLTQEAAIFVDGRYTLQAAKQVDAKAWTVESLIDPPPESWLSAHLKAGDRLGFDPWLHTSSAAERLSAACAKAGAELVAVDSNPIDAIWQDRPQPPLAPVTVHGLQHSGITEADKLTQVRSEIAKLGVDALVVSDSHAVAWTFNIRGADVAHTPLPLSYALVPKEGRPTIFIDHRKLSNLTRDHLEQSADVQEPGAMAPTLMALARSGAAIALDNATAADALGRLIAGAGGKPVRGSDPIALLKAVKNASEIAGTQTAHRRDAVALARFLAFIDREAASGKLTEIDAVEALETFRRDTGALKDVSFPTISGTGPNGAIVHYRVTRKSNRRIAPGDLLLIDSGAQYEDGTTDVTRTMAVGEPTDEMRDRFTRVLRGHIAIARAVFPDGTTGAQLDTLARQYLWAAGIDFEHGTGHGVGSYLSVHEGPARISKLGTTPLKRGMILSNEPGYYKTDGFGIRIENLELVVAADIKGAEKPMNAFETLTLAPIDRRLIDVAMLSRDELDWLNAYHARVRAEVRPALDEATKAWLDQATAELRA